One window from the genome of Lentibacillus daqui encodes:
- a CDS encoding IS1634 family transposase, translating into MRIKKSVSKNSVSYSVIENVRDINGKSTTKVIESLGNEQEIRERYPGVDPEEWARAYAKKLTEEKKLKSETIIVKYNPKKSIPKVGKRSFNVGYLFLKSIYHQLKLDKICKDISDRHNFTYDLNKILALLIYMRVIYPTSKKGTLERADDLLEPHSVDTQHIYRALDILAEESDTIERTVYKNSTAIVERKTELLYYDCTNFYFEIEEEEGLKQYGMSKENRPNPIVQMGLFMDGSGLPLAFVINPGNQNEQPTLKPLEKRILKDFQLSKFVVCTDAGLSSHENRLYNSMNKRAFVTTQSIKKLKKHLKEWALDPSGWEMVDPTQKAAAKKRKQTINLNDLDLKNDKQVYHKERWINENGFEQKLVVTFSPKHKRYQAGIREKQIDRALKKVDNPSRIEKKRANSPDRFIQSTHVTEDGEIAGKSKYTINSALVDEESKFDGFYGVCTNLESTPGEIVKINQRRWEIEETFRILKSEMRTRPVFLQKDERIKAHFLVCFLSLLTYRLIEKKIDESATCFEIIQTLREMRVLKATNEGYIPTYTRTDLTDKLHDVFGFRTDTEIVPIQKMKKILKEVKKSK; encoded by the coding sequence ATGCGTATTAAAAAAAGTGTATCCAAGAATTCTGTTTCCTATTCCGTTATTGAAAATGTTAGAGATATTAATGGGAAATCAACTACGAAAGTCATTGAATCTTTAGGCAACGAACAGGAAATTCGTGAAAGATATCCTGGTGTTGACCCGGAAGAATGGGCACGTGCATATGCAAAAAAATTAACGGAAGAAAAAAAGCTAAAGTCAGAAACGATTATCGTCAAGTACAATCCAAAAAAGTCGATACCAAAGGTGGGAAAACGATCTTTTAACGTTGGTTATCTTTTCTTAAAGTCGATTTATCATCAACTAAAACTAGATAAAATATGTAAAGATATTTCCGATCGACACAACTTTACATACGATTTAAACAAGATTCTAGCTCTCCTAATATACATGCGGGTTATTTACCCAACTTCAAAAAAAGGAACATTAGAGAGGGCAGATGATTTATTGGAGCCCCATTCCGTAGATACACAGCATATATATCGGGCATTAGATATCTTAGCTGAGGAATCCGATACGATCGAAAGGACAGTATACAAAAATAGCACAGCCATCGTTGAGCGAAAGACGGAGCTCCTTTACTATGACTGTACAAATTTCTATTTCGAGATTGAAGAAGAAGAAGGTCTGAAACAATATGGGATGTCGAAAGAAAACCGTCCGAATCCAATCGTTCAAATGGGATTATTTATGGATGGCAGCGGGCTTCCACTCGCCTTTGTAATCAATCCCGGGAATCAAAATGAGCAGCCAACATTAAAGCCCCTGGAGAAAAGAATCTTGAAAGATTTTCAGCTATCTAAATTTGTAGTCTGTACAGATGCCGGGCTTTCTTCCCATGAAAATCGATTGTACAATTCTATGAATAAACGAGCTTTTGTCACCACACAGTCCATCAAAAAATTAAAAAAGCATTTGAAAGAGTGGGCTTTGGATCCTTCAGGGTGGGAGATGGTAGATCCTACTCAGAAAGCGGCCGCCAAGAAAAGAAAACAAACAATCAATCTGAATGATCTTGATCTTAAAAATGATAAACAAGTATACCATAAAGAACGCTGGATCAATGAAAATGGATTCGAACAAAAATTGGTCGTCACCTTTTCACCGAAACATAAACGCTATCAAGCAGGTATTCGTGAAAAACAAATAGATCGCGCACTGAAAAAGGTGGATAATCCTTCGCGGATAGAGAAAAAGCGGGCAAATTCGCCAGATCGTTTTATACAGTCCACACATGTCACAGAAGATGGAGAGATTGCTGGAAAGAGTAAGTACACCATTAATTCAGCACTCGTTGATGAAGAATCGAAATTTGATGGTTTTTATGGTGTATGTACAAACTTGGAAAGCACACCAGGGGAAATTGTTAAAATCAACCAACGACGCTGGGAAATTGAAGAGACCTTTCGCATTTTAAAAAGTGAAATGCGAACGCGACCGGTCTTCCTCCAAAAAGATGAGCGAATCAAGGCCCACTTCTTAGTATGCTTTCTGTCATTATTGACCTACCGCCTAATTGAAAAGAAAATTGACGAGTCAGCTACCTGTTTTGAAATCATTCAAACATTACGGGAAATGCGTGTGTTGAAAGCTACAAACGAGGGTTACATTCCTACTTATACCAGAACAGATCTAACAGACAAATTGCACGATGTTTTCGGATTTCGAACAGACACGGAAATCGTGCCGATACAAAAAATGAAAAAAATTTTAAAAGAGGTTAAAAAAAGTAAATAG
- a CDS encoding YjcG family protein, with the protein MKYGIVTFPSKPVQDEVNSYRKRYDPHYALIPPHITLKEAFDATNDELETLVTELKHIANETKPFKINVNKVSTFAPVTNTIYLKVEPIQELIDLHEKLQSDKFPESEEYTFVPHITIAQKLKYEEYSDIFGSLKMKDFKIEDTIDRFQLLYQLDNGSWTVYESFVFGKEYV; encoded by the coding sequence ATGAAGTACGGTATTGTTACCTTTCCATCCAAGCCTGTCCAAGATGAAGTCAATTCTTATAGAAAACGGTATGATCCGCATTATGCGTTAATTCCGCCACATATTACGTTAAAGGAAGCGTTTGATGCAACAAATGATGAGCTGGAAACGCTCGTAACCGAATTAAAACATATTGCAAACGAAACAAAACCGTTCAAAATCAACGTGAACAAAGTAAGTACATTTGCTCCCGTAACCAACACCATTTATTTGAAAGTGGAGCCGATTCAGGAATTGATCGATTTACATGAAAAGCTGCAAAGCGACAAATTCCCCGAGAGCGAGGAATATACATTTGTTCCACATATCACGATTGCCCAGAAATTAAAATATGAAGAGTACTCCGATATTTTTGGCAGCTTAAAAATGAAAGATTTCAAAATTGAGGATACCATTGATCGTTTTCAATTACTTTATCAGTTAGATAATGGCTCGTGGACTGTTTATGAATCTTTTGTGTTTGGGAAGGAATACGTGTGA
- a CDS encoding GNAT family N-acetyltransferase, whose protein sequence is MIIKRARTEQEIKQAFQVRTTVFVDEQHVPPEEEIDHFDKEAIHFIGIQDNHAIAASRLRFTEDYGKLERICVMKDARGKSYGSELIRKMETEIMENGYQKAKLNAQTHAEKFYKRLGYETISGEFLDAGIPHVTMIKNLE, encoded by the coding sequence GTGATTATCAAACGTGCCCGAACTGAGCAAGAAATCAAACAAGCCTTCCAGGTACGTACCACAGTATTTGTTGACGAACAGCACGTACCGCCGGAAGAAGAAATTGATCATTTCGATAAAGAAGCAATCCACTTTATTGGGATTCAGGATAATCATGCCATCGCTGCCAGCAGACTACGTTTTACGGAAGATTATGGTAAGTTGGAGCGTATCTGTGTCATGAAAGATGCACGCGGAAAATCATATGGTTCTGAACTGATCAGGAAAATGGAAACAGAAATAATGGAAAACGGGTATCAAAAAGCAAAATTAAATGCACAAACTCATGCGGAAAAATTTTATAAACGACTGGGCTACGAAACGATTTCGGGGGAATTCCTTGATGCAGGTATCCCACACGTTACCATGATTAAGAATTTGGAATAA
- a CDS encoding CotY/CotZ family spore coat protein codes for MGCCGKEYETGNCVCDILKEIADVQSDIVENCCDTSCERSINDLLGEQESADLDTVPVLLYCQDGCKPFKGFGAFRGDGNGGCDFGEVVGSFYFRVKKVDDNCCATLELLRDPYDKDSNPADPVCQDTCHLRATGICITVDVNCFCHITCLPAISAFNTVTGPA; via the coding sequence ATGGGTTGTTGCGGAAAAGAGTATGAAACTGGCAATTGTGTATGTGATATTCTAAAGGAAATTGCAGACGTTCAAAGTGACATCGTTGAGAATTGCTGTGACACAAGTTGCGAAAGATCCATCAATGATTTACTAGGTGAACAAGAATCAGCTGATTTAGATACAGTACCAGTTTTATTGTACTGTCAAGATGGCTGCAAACCTTTCAAAGGGTTCGGAGCTTTTAGAGGTGATGGAAACGGAGGCTGCGACTTTGGTGAAGTAGTTGGAAGTTTCTATTTCCGTGTGAAAAAAGTTGACGATAATTGCTGTGCTACACTGGAGCTATTAAGGGATCCTTATGATAAAGATAGCAATCCGGCAGATCCAGTCTGTCAGGATACGTGTCATTTGCGTGCTACAGGAATCTGCATTACCGTTGATGTTAACTGTTTCTGCCACATAACATGTTTACCGGCGATTTCAGCATTCAATACAGTAACTGGTCCCGCATAA
- a CDS encoding CotO family spore coat protein encodes MVRKRYAKDPLFYIQQPKMKKPEVKMQDHYATPKKTAKSAPEQHETNTSSVMPTRGNSFQQFQNPQPAVIDEDDEDSLTETWQEHQEEQEDTTEGEQNSQKNRERTKFKDMTVEEKVDYLLNLPSHIPNLKCEVKTEERAYRGIIIDQEEETIILRTGRRNFSIPMEEIIDIRMLGM; translated from the coding sequence ATGGTGCGCAAGCGGTATGCCAAAGATCCATTATTTTATATCCAACAACCCAAAATGAAAAAGCCTGAAGTGAAAATGCAAGATCATTATGCAACCCCCAAAAAAACAGCCAAATCAGCCCCCGAACAACATGAAACGAATACATCCAGTGTCATGCCCACACGAGGGAATAGCTTTCAACAGTTTCAAAATCCTCAGCCCGCAGTAATAGACGAGGATGATGAAGATTCGCTAACAGAAACATGGCAGGAACATCAGGAAGAACAGGAAGACACAACAGAGGGTGAACAAAATTCACAGAAAAACCGGGAAAGGACTAAATTTAAGGATATGACAGTCGAGGAAAAGGTTGATTATTTATTGAATTTACCGTCGCATATTCCAAATTTGAAATGTGAAGTAAAAACTGAAGAACGCGCCTACCGTGGAATTATCATCGATCAAGAGGAAGAAACAATTATCCTAAGAACAGGAAGACGGAATTTTAGTATACCTATGGAGGAAATAATAGACATACGCATGCTGGGTATGTAA
- the mgtE gene encoding magnesium transporter gives MEDHNEKTSQWNQLIAVLEDEEIEQFREEFLDMHPYDQAQFFMEQPRELRMRIYSYLSPEETSEIMENIELEDTESFFSEMDPRFAAMVFAEMATDDAVDILNEMEKDKVASFLTIMDTESADEIKQLLHYEEKTAGSIMTTEFIALYKTETTGQAMLDLKEEAPDAETIYYLYVIDEDKQLVGVLSLRDLIVADENTQIGDIMSEKVVSVSVGLDQEEVAQMIRDYDFLAVPVVDFQQHLLGIITVDDILDVMDEEASDDYSKLAGVQDVDRPSENAFKSAKKRLPWLIILLFLGMLTASLIGMFEDTLEKVAILAAFIPVIAGMSGNTGTQALAVAVRGIATGEYGATGKLKLIFRELGTGLITGSTCGIIITIVIYLWKGQFFLGLLVGISLLITLTVATIAGALVPMLMDRLKVDPAVASGPFITTLNDLISTLIYFGLATAFMSFLI, from the coding sequence ATGGAAGATCATAACGAAAAAACTAGCCAATGGAACCAATTGATAGCGGTTTTGGAAGATGAAGAAATCGAACAGTTTCGTGAAGAATTTCTTGATATGCATCCATACGATCAGGCGCAATTTTTCATGGAACAGCCAAGGGAATTAAGAATGCGGATATATTCGTATTTATCTCCTGAAGAAACATCTGAAATCATGGAAAATATTGAACTTGAGGATACGGAAAGCTTTTTTAGTGAGATGGATCCCCGGTTTGCGGCAATGGTCTTTGCAGAAATGGCGACTGACGATGCGGTTGACATTTTAAACGAAATGGAAAAAGATAAAGTAGCCAGCTTCCTGACCATCATGGATACGGAATCGGCTGATGAAATCAAACAGTTGTTACATTACGAGGAAAAAACAGCTGGAAGTATTATGACCACAGAATTTATCGCTCTATACAAGACAGAAACCACCGGGCAGGCCATGCTTGATCTAAAGGAAGAGGCACCAGATGCGGAAACCATTTATTATCTATATGTAATCGATGAAGATAAACAGTTGGTTGGTGTGCTTTCGTTACGGGATCTGATTGTTGCTGATGAGAATACACAAATAGGTGATATCATGAGTGAAAAAGTGGTGTCCGTATCGGTTGGTCTGGATCAGGAAGAGGTTGCGCAAATGATACGGGATTATGACTTTCTCGCCGTACCTGTTGTAGATTTTCAGCAACATTTGCTTGGTATCATTACAGTTGACGATATTTTGGATGTTATGGATGAAGAAGCAAGTGACGACTATTCCAAACTTGCCGGGGTTCAAGATGTTGACCGTCCCAGTGAAAATGCCTTCAAATCTGCCAAAAAACGCCTCCCATGGTTAATCATTTTATTATTTTTAGGCATGCTAACGGCAAGTTTGATCGGTATGTTCGAGGATACACTGGAAAAAGTTGCGATTCTGGCTGCTTTTATCCCGGTAATAGCCGGGATGTCGGGAAATACAGGTACACAAGCACTCGCTGTAGCGGTACGCGGGATTGCAACGGGGGAGTACGGTGCAACAGGCAAACTTAAACTTATTTTTCGTGAATTGGGGACCGGACTCATTACAGGATCAACATGTGGGATTATTATTACGATTGTGATCTATTTATGGAAGGGTCAATTCTTCTTAGGTTTGCTTGTTGGTATCTCCCTCTTGATTACCTTGACAGTGGCTACGATAGCTGGTGCCTTGGTGCCAATGCTGATGGATCGTTTGAAAGTTGATCCGGCTGTTGCATCCGGACCATTTATTACCACGCTTAACGACCTTATTTCTACATTGATTTATTTCGGATTGGCAACAGCCTTTATGAGTTTTTTAATTTAG
- a CDS encoding FtsW/RodA/SpoVE family cell cycle protein: MNSLSNRPNIDYTLIFIIILLGCVSLFTIYTIVPSLPASYDGSHFVFKQFAWYIAGGILVAFIMLLDYDRFKQITWILYGIGLVSLLMLTLRFPAPIIHEANNAVSWFKFPGIGTVQPSEFMKIFLVLAVSLVVAQHNEKYRTKKNIKSDLWLLLKILIVALPPMLLIATEPDLGGFLVLSFITASIVLVSGISWRIIFSILGAAVGIVAAGVAAWYFFPGPVADFLEDSVFGHVSSRIYGWLDPEQYPDSGYQLILAMLAIGSGQLFGKGISNLEVYVPERHTDMIFTAISEQFGFIGASLVVALFFVFIYRLIHIALMSNDSYGSYLVTGLVGMFSYQVFQNIGMSIQLLPVTGLPLPFLSYGGSSTLAYMMAVGIVLNVHSRTRQYMFQ, encoded by the coding sequence ATGAACAGTCTATCAAACCGACCGAATATTGATTATACATTAATTTTTATTATTATCCTTTTGGGATGTGTGAGTTTATTTACCATATATACCATTGTGCCTTCCTTGCCGGCAAGTTATGATGGATCCCACTTTGTCTTCAAGCAATTTGCCTGGTATATTGCAGGTGGCATCTTAGTAGCGTTTATCATGTTGCTCGACTATGATCGTTTTAAGCAAATTACCTGGATTTTATACGGTATCGGTCTTGTTTCATTGCTTATGCTAACGTTACGTTTTCCAGCTCCAATCATCCATGAAGCCAATAACGCGGTCAGCTGGTTTAAGTTCCCTGGGATTGGTACAGTACAGCCCTCTGAGTTTATGAAAATATTTCTCGTGTTGGCAGTTTCACTGGTAGTTGCACAACATAACGAGAAATATAGGACCAAAAAAAACATCAAAAGTGACTTGTGGCTGCTGTTAAAAATTTTAATTGTCGCCCTTCCACCAATGCTGTTAATTGCTACTGAACCTGACTTGGGAGGTTTTTTAGTTTTATCGTTTATTACGGCAAGTATTGTACTTGTGTCCGGAATCAGCTGGAGAATTATTTTTTCTATTTTGGGGGCTGCCGTTGGAATTGTTGCAGCCGGAGTAGCTGCATGGTACTTTTTCCCGGGACCGGTTGCCGACTTTCTTGAGGATTCCGTATTCGGTCACGTATCAAGTCGTATTTACGGTTGGCTTGACCCTGAACAATATCCGGATTCGGGGTACCAACTTATTCTTGCTATGTTAGCGATTGGGTCCGGGCAACTATTTGGAAAAGGAATAAGTAATTTGGAAGTGTATGTACCGGAGCGGCATACAGACATGATTTTCACTGCAATTTCCGAGCAATTCGGGTTTATTGGAGCAAGCCTTGTTGTCGCCTTGTTCTTTGTCTTTATCTATCGTTTAATTCATATTGCCCTGATGAGCAATGATAGCTATGGCAGTTATTTGGTGACGGGGCTGGTGGGAATGTTTTCCTATCAGGTATTCCAAAATATCGGCATGTCTATCCAATTACTCCCGGTGACAGGGTTGCCATTACCGTTTCTAAGCTATGGCGGCAGCTCGACCTTGGCCTATATGATGGCAGTTGGTATTGTGCTTAATGTACACTCCAGAACCAGACAGTATATGTTCCAATAA
- the prpE gene encoding bis(5'-nucleosyl)-tetraphosphatase PrpE — MKIDVIGDVHGCLEELQQLFFQLGYEKEQNHYYHPDGRLPVFVGDITDRGPNSVGVIRLVCEMVLQQKNAKYVPGNHCNKLYRYFLGNNVMQKHGLETTVAELQALDSAARADIRKQFMTLYETAPLYLEIPEVNAIVAHAGIKESYIGRYDKKVKSFVLYGDVTGKLDEKGRPIRRDWAKYYHGSRWIVYGHTPVMEPRMVNKTINIDTGCVFGNALTAFRLPEEKTVIVPSNQPFIADKFTSFP, encoded by the coding sequence ATGAAAATTGATGTGATTGGCGATGTGCATGGCTGCCTAGAGGAGTTGCAGCAATTATTTTTTCAATTGGGATACGAAAAGGAACAAAATCATTATTACCATCCTGATGGACGTTTGCCTGTTTTTGTTGGCGACATTACCGATCGCGGTCCCAATTCCGTTGGAGTGATAAGGCTCGTATGCGAAATGGTATTACAACAAAAAAATGCCAAATATGTTCCGGGCAACCATTGCAATAAGCTATACAGATATTTTTTAGGTAATAACGTCATGCAAAAGCATGGGCTTGAGACAACTGTTGCCGAGTTACAGGCGTTGGATAGCGCGGCAAGAGCAGATATCCGCAAGCAATTCATGACCCTTTATGAAACCGCCCCACTCTATTTGGAAATCCCGGAAGTAAATGCAATCGTTGCTCACGCCGGAATCAAAGAATCCTATATCGGCCGGTATGATAAGAAAGTTAAATCGTTTGTCCTGTATGGCGATGTAACGGGGAAACTGGATGAAAAAGGACGTCCGATCAGACGAGACTGGGCCAAGTACTACCACGGCTCCCGTTGGATTGTTTATGGACATACACCGGTCATGGAGCCGCGGATGGTGAATAAAACAATCAACATTGATACAGGGTGTGTATTCGGAAATGCCTTAACCGCATTTCGACTCCCCGAGGAAAAAACTGTTATCGTACCATCCAATCAGCCATTTATTGCAGATAAATTCACATCGTTTCCTTAA
- a CDS encoding RluA family pseudouridine synthase has product MKWKIAQQHDGMLLREYLQQVQGLSRRILKAVIHDGGKIMVNKKVQSVRFRLTAGEEVQLTFPPEEVGASLHPEPMQLDIIYEDDAVLLINKPAGIVTIPSMNDTSGTIANGVLAHYQKHSLPFTVHVVTRLDRDTSGILLIAKHRYSHSLLAKSQKAGKVKRGYRAIVEGGLPIDGTINAPIGRKEGSIIERTVTETGKPAVTHYQVIQQSEAFSFVDVRLETGRTHQIRVHFSHIGHPLAGDQLYGGTNRLISRQALHCCHIAFVHPFTKEVMEFHTNIPEDMNQLIKETM; this is encoded by the coding sequence TTGAAGTGGAAAATTGCACAACAACATGATGGTATGCTTCTCCGTGAATATTTACAGCAGGTACAAGGATTGTCAAGACGGATATTAAAGGCTGTCATCCATGATGGTGGAAAAATAATGGTCAATAAAAAGGTGCAATCTGTTCGTTTCCGTTTGACAGCGGGAGAAGAGGTTCAATTAACCTTTCCACCGGAGGAAGTCGGTGCCAGTTTGCATCCGGAACCAATGCAGCTTGATATTATCTATGAAGACGACGCTGTTTTATTGATTAATAAACCAGCGGGGATTGTAACGATCCCTTCGATGAATGATACGTCGGGAACAATAGCAAATGGGGTGTTAGCGCACTACCAAAAGCATAGCCTTCCATTTACCGTGCATGTCGTTACAAGACTGGACCGGGATACATCTGGAATATTGTTGATTGCCAAGCATCGTTACAGTCATTCTTTATTAGCTAAATCACAAAAAGCCGGTAAAGTGAAACGGGGTTACAGGGCAATTGTGGAAGGGGGCTTACCAATCGACGGAACCATTAACGCACCAATTGGCAGAAAAGAAGGATCAATCATCGAACGAACCGTGACTGAAACAGGAAAACCTGCCGTTACGCATTATCAGGTCATACAGCAAAGTGAAGCATTTTCCTTCGTTGATGTCCGTCTTGAGACAGGGAGAACCCACCAAATCCGCGTCCACTTTTCCCATATTGGTCATCCGCTTGCAGGTGATCAGTTATATGGCGGAACAAATCGTTTGATATCCCGGCAGGCTCTCCATTGCTGCCATATCGCATTTGTGCATCCATTTACCAAAGAGGTAATGGAGTTTCACACAAACATCCCGGAAGATATGAACCAACTCATTAAGGAAACGATGTGA
- a CDS encoding NAD kinase has protein sequence MKFVIVSKGDERSNNIMARMKHYLTDFDLVYDEEEPELVISVGGDGTLLEAFHRYLHRTDQTAFIGIHTGHLGFYADWVPSEVEKLIIEIAKTPFQVVEYPLLEVILRSKSGGQEQRFLALNEATIKTAEGSVVCDVEIKGEQFETFRGDGLCISTPSGSTAYNKALGGGIIHPSIEAIQLTEMASINNRVYRTIGSPLILPKHHTCLLKPIVDRSFLITIDHITETYKDVKSIQCRVAKEKVRFARFRPFPFWHRVRESFVKDGDMKK, from the coding sequence GTGAAATTTGTTATTGTTTCAAAAGGCGACGAACGGTCAAACAACATTATGGCAAGAATGAAGCATTATTTGACTGATTTTGATTTAGTGTATGATGAGGAAGAACCGGAATTGGTTATTTCTGTCGGTGGTGATGGGACACTTCTAGAGGCGTTTCATCGATATTTACATAGAACTGATCAAACGGCATTTATCGGGATCCATACCGGCCATTTGGGCTTTTATGCGGATTGGGTTCCGAGTGAAGTGGAGAAATTGATTATTGAAATTGCCAAGACGCCGTTTCAAGTTGTTGAATACCCGTTGCTTGAGGTGATTCTGCGTTCGAAAAGTGGTGGACAGGAACAACGATTTTTGGCACTAAATGAAGCCACGATAAAAACGGCAGAAGGTTCTGTGGTATGTGATGTGGAAATTAAAGGAGAGCAATTTGAAACATTTCGCGGGGACGGTCTATGCATTTCTACGCCTTCCGGAAGTACTGCCTATAATAAGGCATTGGGCGGCGGTATTATTCATCCGTCTATTGAGGCAATTCAATTGACGGAAATGGCTTCGATTAACAATCGTGTTTACCGGACAATAGGATCACCATTAATTTTGCCCAAGCACCATACATGCTTGCTCAAACCTATTGTTGATCGAAGTTTTCTGATTACGATTGACCATATAACAGAGACATATAAGGATGTAAAATCAATTCAATGCCGTGTTGCCAAGGAGAAGGTGAGGTTTGCCAGATTCCGTCCATTTCCGTTTTGGCATCGGGTACGGGAATCGTTTGTTAAAGACGGGGACATGAAGAAATAG
- a CDS encoding GTP pyrophosphokinase, with protein MNWEIILAPYSQVVDELKVKLRGMRAQFEYEKRHSPIEFITGRVKPIPSILEKAKRKQIRLENIPNEMQDIAGVRVVCQFVDDIYTIVDMIRSRNDFTVIEEKDYISDKKESGYRSFHMVIHYPVETIHGEKIVLAEIQIRTLAMNFWATNEHSLNYKYAGRIPSEIKTRLKRAAEAAFKLDEEMSKIKNEVQEAQAIFHRK; from the coding sequence GTGAATTGGGAAATTATTCTTGCACCTTATTCCCAGGTAGTTGATGAATTAAAGGTAAAATTAAGAGGAATGCGAGCACAATTTGAATATGAAAAACGGCATTCGCCAATTGAGTTTATTACAGGCAGGGTAAAGCCGATTCCGAGCATACTGGAAAAAGCCAAGCGAAAGCAGATCAGACTGGAGAATATTCCGAATGAGATGCAGGACATTGCTGGTGTGCGCGTTGTTTGCCAATTTGTTGATGATATTTATACAATTGTTGATATGATCAGATCACGGAATGATTTTACTGTTATTGAAGAAAAAGACTATATTTCCGACAAGAAGGAGAGCGGTTATCGTTCCTTTCACATGGTTATTCATTATCCGGTCGAAACCATTCATGGAGAGAAAATTGTGCTGGCAGAAATACAGATTCGAACACTTGCCATGAATTTTTGGGCAACCAATGAACATTCCTTAAACTACAAATATGCAGGCAGGATTCCATCCGAGATTAAAACGAGACTAAAGCGAGCTGCCGAGGCTGCATTTAAACTTGATGAAGAAATGTCGAAAATAAAAAATGAGGTCCAGGAAGCACAGGCGATTTTTCATCGGAAGTAA
- a CDS encoding CYTH domain-containing protein, translating to MVQEIEIEYKNILTEKEFYQLLNQYPFPKEATVQTNYYLETPDFKLKENGCALRIRKKQNSFVLTLKEPHLNGLLETHDTLTKQEACAILDGSVIKKANIIERLNAMHIPVSSLVYYGKLTTERRETKLNGTLLVLDHSMYNGITDYELEVESPSEQIGIRVFKQILKEQAIAKRDTPNKIKRFFTSIP from the coding sequence ATGGTACAGGAAATTGAGATTGAATATAAAAATATATTAACGGAAAAGGAATTCTATCAATTGTTGAACCAATACCCATTTCCCAAAGAGGCAACAGTCCAGACGAATTATTACTTGGAAACCCCTGATTTTAAGTTAAAGGAAAACGGCTGTGCATTGCGGATCCGCAAAAAACAGAATAGTTTCGTTCTAACATTGAAAGAACCACATCTAAACGGACTGCTGGAAACACATGATACGCTTACCAAGCAAGAAGCGTGTGCTATATTGGATGGAAGTGTGATAAAAAAAGCAAATATCATCGAACGTTTAAACGCAATGCATATCCCTGTCTCTTCTTTAGTATACTATGGTAAATTAACGACCGAGAGACGAGAAACAAAACTCAATGGGACATTACTCGTGCTTGATCATAGTATGTATAATGGTATAACCGATTATGAGTTGGAAGTTGAATCACCTTCTGAGCAAATCGGCATTCGGGTGTTTAAACAGATATTAAAAGAGCAGGCAATTGCGAAACGGGATACACCAAACAAGATTAAACGTTTTTTCACTTCCATTCCGTAA
- a CDS encoding globin domain-containing protein has translation MKQPGTIYEAIGGFDAIERLVAAFYKRVGKNPKLIPIFPDDLTETARKQRLFLTQFFGGPRLYSEERGNPMMRRRHLPFEITPSRKDAWLECMSKALEEAAIAEPYRTAIFEKLTMTAHHMMNTPE, from the coding sequence ATGAAACAGCCAGGAACCATTTACGAAGCGATTGGCGGATTTGATGCGATAGAACGATTGGTAGCAGCCTTTTACAAACGAGTTGGAAAAAATCCAAAACTAATCCCGATTTTTCCGGATGACTTAACGGAAACAGCTAGAAAGCAACGGTTGTTTCTAACCCAATTTTTCGGTGGGCCAAGACTTTATTCCGAAGAGCGTGGTAATCCAATGATGCGACGGCGACATTTGCCATTTGAAATTACCCCTTCCCGAAAAGACGCGTGGCTGGAATGTATGAGCAAAGCCTTGGAAGAAGCTGCGATTGCTGAACCATATCGAACTGCTATTTTCGAGAAATTAACCATGACAGCACACCATATGATGAACACCCCTGAGTGA